In bacterium, the genomic stretch TTCTTTTTCCACTTTCCTCTTTTTGCCAAATTAACGTAACCGTTCAGGCTATATATCAAAAGTGTAAGAAAGGGGATAAGGAGATAAGAGTGATATGGAGATAAGATAATAGAAATAGATTGAAATTGATAGAAATAGGTAGAAATTGATTGTGGAAAACAACAAATTTCCATAAATTTCTATTAGTTTCTATTAATTTCAATTTTTTTAATAATATCTCCCTATCTCCTTAATCTCCCCATCTCCTTTTGTTACACCACCTGAACACTTACAAATTAACGAAGAAGACTCATAATAAGGGGTGTGGTAAAGTATATGAGGAAGGCTATGGATGCTAAATACATCATCCAGTGCACTTCACGGAATTTTCCTCTTACAATCTTTATGAAGGTATAGACAATGAAGCCTATGCCAATACCATTTGTTATGCTGTAGGTGAATGGCATTGTCACGAGTATCATAAGCGCTGGAAAGCCTTCCTCAAAGTCAGCAAAGGGAATTTGCAGGATGATAGTGCACATATAGAATCCTACAAGTATCAAGGCAGGTGCGGTTGCCTGAACAGGTATGATACTGATTAGTGGTGATAAAAAGAGCCCAAGAAGAAACAATATACCAACTATTACGGATGTCAAGCCTGTTCTTCCACCTTCGGCTACACCTGCGGCTGACTCTATGTATGTAGTTACAGAACTTGCCGATGCTAATCCGCCGAAGGTAGCACCAAGAGAATCAACAAGTAATACCCGGTTAAGGCGTGGAAGCTTGCCATCTTTAAGAAAGCCACCTCCTTCCCCAACACCAATGACTGTCCCCATCGTGTCGAAGAAATCTGACATCATAATTGAGAATATAGTGAGTATGGCTGTAAGGAATCCTACTTTTGAAAATACCTCGAAGTTTATGCCTGCTCCAAAAGTAGAAAAGTCCGGTAGGCTTATGAGCGATGTAGGTATGACCGCGGCGTTCTTAAATACAGTCAGTCCTGATGTATAATTGACGATGATAGCTAGTATTGTCGTCAGGATGATACCCAGGAGAAGTGAACCGAGAACCCGGTTTGCCATCAGGTAGGCTGTAATAAGAATGCCTATTATGGCAATAAAGACAGATGGTGTGTTTAATTCGCCTAAAGTAACTGGTATGCCTGTTCCTTGTTTCACCAGTCCCGCTTCATACATCCCAATAAAGAGAATAAAGAGTCCAATACCTACACCAATCGCTCTTTTCAAAGACATTGGTATGGCGTTCATAATTGCCTCCCTTAATCCGGTAAGCACGAGTATGGTAATAACCACACCTTCTATGAATATGACACCCATAGCGGCTTGCCAGGGAAGTTTCATCCCCAATATAAGTTGGAAGGCAACAATCGCATTCAGTCCCATTCCTGAGGCAAGGGCAAAGGGATAGTTGGTGTAAAGTCCCATTGTAATGCAAAGAACACTTGCCGCCAGGCATGTTGCCGCAATGGTAGGTGCAAGCCCCGGTCCTACTCCTTCAAGAGGACCTGCACTCAAAATTATGGGGTTAACGAATATAATGTAGGACATTGTCATAAATGTGGTTAACCCCGCAATGATTTCCTTTCTCACCGTCGTATTATTCTCCCGAAGATTGAATATCTTTTCTAAAAACCCTTTCATTAATCTTTACATCCTTTGCATTCGTTAGAAATTTGCTCTTTACTCCTTCTGAATATATATTACTATAAATCTTATTTTATTGTCAAGTAAAAAGTTTCGATCTCAGCAATTCTTGGTGAAAAATTAGATAGAGGCTCATTATTCCTTATTTTTTCTCTCAAAATGTTTACGAAAAATATTTTGTAACTATTCACCGCAGAGACGCAGAGGAACAGAGAAAACATGGAAATAAATCAGATAACAGAAAAAAATTATTGGTGCAGCAATTGAAATACATAAGACATTAGGTCCAGGTCTATTAGAAATGGAATTAAGTGTATAGCCAATAGATTTTAATTTTTTCTGTGTCTCCGCGTCTCTGCGGTGAATAGTTACCATATTTTTATCTATACCTGAACGGTTACTATAAACAGCCTCTTTACTCATAACTTTCTTCCAATGCAGGGAATTTGCCTCCTCGGACATCTTTAATGTATTTCTTCACTGCCTCATTTATTGGTGATTTTAAATCCACATATTTCCGCACAAACTTTGGTCTCACTTCATCATAAAGCCCTAAAATATCATGAATAACCAACACCTGTCCGTCACAATAAGGTCCAGCACCAATACCAATCGTGGGAATATCAAGTGTTTCCGTAATTTCTCTGGCTAATTCATACGGAATACATTCTAAAACTAAGGCAAAAACACCTATTTCTTCTAAGAGTTTGGCATCATCTATTAATTTTTTAGCCGCATCAGGGGTTTCGCCTTGAACCTTATATCCACCCAATAAATGGATTGCCTGAGGTGTAAGTCCAAGATGTCCCATTACCGGGATATCCGCATGAATCATAGATAAAATAGTTTTAGCCACATATTCGCCACCTTCTACCTTGACTGCTTGTGCCCCACCTTCTTTGATAAACCTGCCGGCGTTATAAACTGCATCCTTTACATCCACCTTATATGATAAAAATGGCATATCTCCTACGACCAGGGCATTTGTCGTGCCCTTTGCTACACCTTTGGTAAAGGTAACCATCTCATCTATTCCCACCCCTAAGGTATTTTCATTTCCCAGCATCACCATACTCAATGAATCGCCGACTAAAAGTATATCGACCTCAGCATTATCCAGAATCCGTGCCATTGAGTAATCATAAGCCGTGAGCATCGTTATCTTCTCATTTGCCTTCTTCATTTCCAATAGTTTAGTTGTTGTAACCCTTGACATTTTATTCCTCCTATTTGGTTTTTAATCTTTCCAAAATAGTCTGCCATATATCATCTATTCCCAACTTTTTTGCCCAACGCTCAATGTAATCTCTATCAATCATATCACCAGATATTTTGAGCATACTGGTTATATCTCTAATATGTTTTTCAGATTCCCCTTCTTTATAATATCGCATCTTCATAATTATTACATCTTCAGGAGAGGCAAAACTTGCTTGTGTATCTTCAATTGGAGAAATCTTTTTTATCCTTTCAAACCGACTATTATCAAAGGCATCTTTTTTACAGATAATAATATCTATTTTTAAACCAGATGCTGGATGTATAATATTAAACTGATATTTATGTCTGATTGCATCTCTTATCGCCTCTTCACTTATATAAAATTCATCCGAAGGGAATAATCTTATCAATCCTGGAATATGCTGTTCCCCAATATCTGCAACTACATCAATATCATTAGTAAACCTTGGTTCTCCATAGAATATAGAAGCAATAGAACCGGTTATAAGATATTGAATCCCAAGTGATTCAAAACCCTGCACCAGATATTTAAGTAAGTCATATTGTTCCATAGGATAATCTCCTTACTACTTCCTGTTGAACTTTTCCCTTATCCCAGTCGGGATGCAAAGAAGATAGATAGTTTGTTAATTGTTTCTTTGCAGAATCCCATAAATTAAATGCAATAATTAGTCTTTCTTGGGGAGTTTTTTTTCTTAACACTTCAACCATTAATTCATCTAAAACTTCAAGATTTCTTTTTTCAAGTTTCATAAAATTCCTCACCTTCCATCTTCCAATAGTTTTTCTCTCAACTCCTTTTCTGATGGTAATGCCAATTTATACTTGGATGCAAAAACCTTGTTGCTCAATCCTCCAAGAATATATTTTGCAAAGATGTCATCTTTTTTGGCACAGAGTATAAGGCCAATCGGATCATTTTCATCTTCGGTCTTTTCATTATCTTTGATATAGTTTAGATAAAAGTTCATCTGCCCAATGTCTGCGTGGTCAAGTTCATCTGTTTTCAAATCTATCAGAACAAGAGACTTGAGCAATCTATTATAAAAAACCAAATCAATGTAATAATGACGGTTAGCAATGGTAATTCTTTTCTGACGGGCGACAAAAGCAAATCCCTTACCAAGTTCTAATAAAAAGTGTTGAAGTTTATCAATAAGTGCCTGTTCTAACTGACTTTCAGTATAGGATGTTTCTTCTTTAAGATTAAGAAATTCTAAGATATAGGGGTCTTTGATTACATCTTCAGGCTTTTCAATAATCTGTCCTCTTTCTGCCATTTTCATTACTGCTTTGGTATCTTTGCTTAAAGCTAATCGTTCAAACAACATTGAGCCTATCTGTCTTTTCAGTTCTCGGACAGACCAGTTGTTCTGGATTGCCTCTTGCTCATAAAAAGAGCGGGCAAGTGTTTCTTCCACTTTTAGTAATTCGCAATAGTTAGACCAGGAGAGCATAGGTTCAAATCTGTCGGTCGGCGTCTGGCGAATTAGAGATTTACAAGACAGTGTCTGGGATTTTCCAGATGTCGTCTGGAATTTCTTTAGTTCACCAGATTTCGCAGACAGTGTTTGCGGATTTTGAGATTCGTCAGACAGTGTCTGACGAATTGGGAATGACTGATAGAAAAGCCTCATCATCTTTAAATTAGTAGGAGAAAAACCTCTTCCAAATTTTTCAGTCATATCTCTCGATAACCTTTCTATCAATTGTTCTCCATATTCCCCCCTCGATTTCCCTTTTTGCTCAAATTCTACAATCTCTCGGCCAATTCCCCAGTAAGCTAAAACTTGGGCTCTGTTTATTTCTCTAAATGCCTTATTCCTTGCCTGAGTGAGAATTTCTGCAATTCTTCCAAGCAGACTACTGTAATTTCTTGTAGTTATCTCTTTATTTTTTCCCATTTCCACCTACTATCTACTACCTACTGCTTTTAATATTGGATGGAGAGGGCTATTATTTTTCATCACTTTCTTGTCCTTTTGATATTCTCGATATTTTTCAAACCTACTTCTTCTGCGTAAAACTTGACGCTATCTTTCATACATTTTTTGTCATTCCCTTCATCTAATAATTCTTTTATTGTTTTATTCAAGACTGGATGTTTGATGTCTGGGGCGATTTGAGATAATGGAATTAAAACAAATGTCCGTGCGTGCATTAATTTATGAGGTATTTGTAAATCGGGTAAATCTAAAATAATATCATCATAAAGCAATATGTCTAAATCAATGGTTCGGGGTCCCCATTTCCTTTCTATTTTCTTGCCGAGTTTTCCCTCGATTTGTTTTAAAATAGCCAATAATTCTTGAGGTGAAAGTCTGGTTTTTAGTTCGGCGACTAAATTTAAAAACCAATCCTGTTCTTTAAATCCAATAGGTTCTGTTTCATAAATTGGTGAGGTTTTAATCACCTTTATCCGGCTATTAATGAGTTTTATTGCCTCTTTAATATTTTTTTCTCTATCGCCTAAATTTGAGCCAAGAGAGATATAAACTTTACTCATTTTTGCTTCTGGTAATCTCAGCCGCGACATAATTTACTACACCCGCAATAGGGACTTGGGGTTTTGTTACCCGAACAGTGACTTCAATTGCTCTGGTTTTGTCTAAAATTGCCTGAGCAATGTCTGTGGCTAAAGATTCAATTAGCCGATATTTTTTCTTTTGTTCAATGTTTTTCACCAAATTATACACTTCTTTGTAATCAACCGTATCTTCAAGGTGTTGGACTGACTTTAAATCTAAATGTAGTTCTACATCGACTAAGAATTTTTGCCCCAACTCTTGCTCAATCTCAGTTACACCATGATAGCCATAAAAAACTATTTCTGAAATGATAATCTTATCTAAATTCATCTTACCACTTTTTTTTGAACTCCCCTGTCTTCAGAAGAATAAGGATTAAATCCTTTTGTCTTTTTACCTGAAGTAAAATCCTATTATTATCCTTAACCGTCTCGATAGTTTTTTTAAAATCTTTAATATCTTTTATTTCCATATCATTAATCTTAATAATAATGTCCTTTTCATAGAGTTGTGCATCAGAGGCACAGGTGTCCCATTTTACCTCTGAGACAAAGACCCCGTCTTTTGAGTCTAATTTGTAATTCCGATAGATATAGTCAGTTATTTCCTTAACCGCAAAACCAAAGTCTGTTTCTAATTCATCAGCTTTTATCTTTGGCTGTTTGGCGATTTTTAAAGTAAGGTTGAGCGGTTGTTTATCTCTGATTATCTTTATCTGGACTTCTTGACCGATTTTAGAGTCTCCCACTATTCGGATGAGTTCATTTACTGCTTCGGGTTTTTCTGCCTTAACTTTTTTGCCATCAAATTCAGTGATAATATCAAGTGGTTTAAGTCCACTTCCCGCCGCAGGAGAGTTTTCGAACACACCATTTATTATTACGCCGGTAACTTCGGGCAAGCCAAATTGTTGGGCTATATCCCGATTAAATTCCTGGATTGAGACACCTATCCAGCCTCGCTCGATTTCCCCTTGAGTTTTTAATTTATTTATGACCTCTTTAACCACGCTGATAGGAATAGTAAAACTAATGCCTCTCCCTGCCCCACCACTATTTATTCCGATGACCTCACCTTTTAAATTTACCAGAGGTCCACCGCTACTCCCCGGGTCGATTGAGGTATCTGTCTGCAGGAATTCATTTATTATTTCACCTTCGGATTCAATGTCTCTTCCCTTAGCGCTAATTATGCCAAGATACACTGTTCCATCCAATCCATAAGGATTACCAATGGCAATTACCCATTCGCCGACGCAAGTTGTATCTGAATTCCCAAGCACAGGATATTTTAGTTCCTGGTGATGTTCTATCTTTAGCAAGGCTAAATCGGTTAATTTATCTATTCCAATTATCTTCGCCCTGTATTTTGTAACATCATTTAGCATTGTTACCATCGCTTCATCAGCCTCACTAATCAAATGTTCAGTCGTAACGATATACCCTTCACGGTCTAATAATAACCCGGAGCCCAAAACCCTTCGTTTAGCCCCACCTTTTTTCTGGACGGCCTCGATATGGACAACCACAGGTTTTATTTCATTTGACACCTCAATGATTTTTTCCTGAAGTCCCATAAACATCTCTAATCCTGTATTATTAGCCAATAAGTGAACAGGAAATAATAGCAATAAAGAAATGATAATTAGTTTTCGCATTCAAGTTCTCCTTTTTGTGTAACTATTCACCGCAGAGACGCGGAGATACAGAGAAAAAATTAAAATCTATTGGCTATACGCTTAATTCCATTTCTAATAGACCTGGACCTAATGTCTTATGTATTTCAATTGCTGCACCAATAATTTTTTCTGTTATCTGATTTATTTCCATGTTTTCTCTGTTCCTCTGCGTCTCTGCGGTGAATAGTTACCTGCTGTTTAATTAACTCCATTTTTCACTTCGGATGACATCAATCAATTCCCGACCGTAAATAAGTTTTCCTATCTTTAATATCTGGAGTGCAAATTCATCTTGTTCAGTATATTTGGCACGAAGTTCATTAATAAACCATATTTTTGCACTGAGGGAATTTCCAAAGGCTTTTCTGACTTCTTCTTGTGTATATTCCAGCGCTTGCTCCACTGCCCTTAGATTCATATCATCACGAATCACCAACAAAAGGTCAATACTGGAATCTGATTCCTGTCCATTGTGCAGAATATTGCCATATAAAACTATTGATTCTACAAATACCCGAAGTCTATTTGTCAATATTTCAGTTAGTTTTAAGACTAATTCTTTTTCTGACCTGAATAATGTTCTTAAGATATCTCGAGCAAACATATTTTCTTCATTAAGTTTATATAAAATTGCCCGACCAATAGTTTTGGGAATAGTAATACCATGGAGTGAAAGTTCACGAAGGACCTGGTGAGTTTTTAAGTGGGATAAGCCAACTTTTCTTGAAATTTCCCGACCGGTTAAATCACCCGGTTTTTCAAATAGAAAGCGTAAAATTCTGACCTTAGACCGCTGCCCAAGGATAGAATCAAGTGGGTCTAAAAACTGCATCTTTCCCCCTCCCTTTTACTAAAGAACGCTCTCGGATAAATTTGAGCCTTGATTTTATTAATCTTCACACTCCTCGAATTTTCCCTTCACCCCCATGTTTGGGATAAAAGGGTTAGGGTTAAGAAGTTAGTTTTGTTTAGTGGTTAGAAATTTGCCCAAAACACTGTTCGAACTTCTCCCCTATAGTTTTACTAATATCTTAACCCAACTTCCATAGTGAGTTTATCGAACCTACGGGCTTCCTAACCGTAACTTTTACCTTTTATCCGAGAGGCTTCTTTAATTTCGGATTGCAGATTGTTGATTGCAGATTTTTTTCACTCCGCAATTTTAAATAACACATACCCGGTGATGATTAATATCATAATGAATTTAGGGCTATAAATTTCAGTTTAGTGAAGGCTTTTTGAATTTAAGACAATATTTCTTTTTAACTTCTTCTGCTTCTCTGTGAATTTTGGCGATCAAATTATCTGTAGGTAAATTCTTCTCTTCTTCGTAAAACCTTTTCTGAATTTCATGAATTTCTTTCATTGGTCTGGGTTCTTTATACATCTTCTACTACTTCCTTTGGTGTGCAAATATCTATATTTTTATAACCTAAAAGGGTATTTACACCCATGACTTTTACCCTTGTTTTATGTTTTATCAGATGCTGAAAGTTCCAGGTTACTAAAATGTCTATGTCGTTTATTGTGGTTAAAGCAATGTGTAGAGCATCGTCTCTATAAGCTGGCGGAATAATTTCTTCACTTATATATTTTTCAGCCAAAAGAACGGTTTCCTCGTTCACCTTCAATGGTTCTTCTAATTCTATGCTTCTCATAAATTCAAGCAGGGCTTTTCGTTTTGTTTCATTCTCTGTGGCTGATATTTCCCGTAAAACCACCTCAGAGATAAAACCATCATAGATACCTTGCTTAATCTCACTGCATAACTTTTTGGTTACTTCTCTATCCTCCAAAGAAATATCATCAGCTATAGCAAAATTGATTATGGATGTATCTAAATATAGCTTTAATTTTCTCATCACATTGCCCTTTGGCTTCCTAAAGTTAGATGCTCATTTTTATTTTATCACACCTAACTTACCTGTCTTTTTCTCACCGGTATTAGTATCTATAATAAGATAGATGTAAATTCCACTGGCAACAGTTCTATTGTCCTCATTAGTAACATCCCAGGTAGCATTGTCGTTAAATGGGATCTTTTTTACTAACTCACCAGCTATATTAAATATTTTAATTACACCACTTCTCCCAGCTAATTTACTAAAGGTCATCTTATGAGGAGGATGTACAGGATTAGGCCAGACAAATACATCTTCTATTGGATATATTGAAGCCGCTAAAACAAAATTTATCCCGCTCAGTGCCATAACTAATAGTCTACCTTTAGTAGACACAACTTCCACATTTACTACTTGGGCCTCCGGGGTCTGATAACCTTTGGGTGGGACAACCCTAACTTCATAAGTTCCAGGCGGCAACCCTGCAATTAGATAAGAACCATCTGGTAAAGTAGTCGTACTTCCCTTAAGAGTAGAAGTTCCATTCTCAAATGTTAAATATGCCTCAATCAATATGTTAGCTAATCTATTGCCTAACTCATCAGATATATTTCCACAGATTGAACCACCTAAGACTGCAAATCTATTACTTTCACCCTCTGTTTCTTCAGTATAAGTCAGAATAGTTACACTACCACAGGCGTTAGAGATGGTTACCGGATGATTACTCAAGACCCCATCAATAAATTTTACCGTCTTATCATAATCTATAGTCTCTGTAGTATCAGCAAAGGTATTAGATGTGCCATTGTAACCTGTAACCGTATTTCCATCTTCATCTTTAGCCGTTACGGTAATTTCAAAAGGTATCTCTACTATCTGGTCATCAATCGTATTAAAGACAAAATGATGTAGTCTGCCAGGTAATACAGTAATTACCTCCGTCATATCTGATAAAGAAGACTCGGCAACCACACAGCCCGTGCCTACGGTTGTAAAGTCTAAAATAACACCTGTTCCCGTAGTCGTAGATAGATTACCAATATTACCGATTAATGTCCAGCGGACTTCTTTTACACCAATTTCCAGATTTTTGGCATCAAAGGTTTTTGCAAAAATCTCTAATTTATCATCTGCGGTCAAAATCACACTCTCAACTGCCTGATTATTTTTATCTACGATAACTAAGTGATGTTCATTACCAACCAGGACAGTAATTAAACCCGTCGAATCTGTCAACCCTGATGATAGTTCGATAATGGTAATTGTGCCTTTTTCGTTAATCAATGGTTCGAAAATAGTCATTGTTCCTTGAGTCGTAGATAAAGTGCCAATATTACCAGTTATACTCCAGACAACCTCTACCGGCCCCTTATCATTTCCCCATTTATCATATCCGTAAGCAAAAAGTAGATGATTTTTATCAGTCGTGGTCTCTAAATCCCCAATTTCTTTACCAGAGGTATCCTCTATCCTTACATAATTAGTGATTCCGGGTAATGTTGTAATTGTCCCTGTCAGACAGGTATGTCCTTTATCATCCCAAATCTTTATCATGCCTTCCCCGACGGCTCCTTTACCTGGATAAAATATAGTTGAAGTGCCATAAGTCGTAGATAAACTACCAATATCACCGATTATTTCCCAGTGAACTAATTCCAATCCGCAGGTATTAGTGTCTTTATCATAACCCATCGCATAAACTATTAATTCATCATCCGCGGTCAAGGAAAGGTTACCAATTTCATTTCCTTTTTCATCCTCTATCTTCAAAAAGGCACATTCACCGGCATCAATCTTAATTTCTGCCGTTGCGGTATGTCCTTGATTATCGTAGGCAATTATCGTGGCAGTCCCAACTTTAATTAAGTCAAGCACGGAAGAAACTCCCTTTTCCTTTGAAAAGATACCTGATTCAGGATTAATTTGCCAATGGACAACAACATCACCGATTAAATTATTTTCTTGAGAATATGCTTTAGCTAATAAATCCAGTGTATTATCAGTGGTAAAACTACCACCTTTGAATATTTCCTGTTGTGATAAAATTTCTATGTGGTGAATGGGAATAGGAATAGCGGCGTCATTCAAGAAGAGTTTTGTGATAGTGGTTTTATCTGCTAACGCACCAGATAAAATCAGGTCTAAATCCCCATCTTTATCATAATCACAAGGTGCTAATGCAGAAAAACTTACGCCCGGTAATTCTTGAGAAGTATCCTCAATTAATATGCCATTATCATTACGATATACTTTAGTGATAGGTTTCTCCTTGCCCTGACCTGTAATAAATAAGTCAACATCGCCATCTAAATCATAATCAGCCCAGACGGCAAATGAATGAAAAGCAGGTTCAACTTTTTGGTCAATATCCTCAACTAAAGTTCCATTGACATCTTTATATATTTTAATAATGCCGCCTTCTGGCGTCCAACCCGTAACCAATAAATCTAACCTGCTATCCCCGGTATAGTCTCCCCAGGCTACCGACCCATAATACATGCTGATTAAATTTTGGACTATCTCTTCAGTAGTTCCATCTTCTTTCTTTTTAAATAGCTTGGTGTAAGGTTTCCAATTAGAATCATGGCCCGCATGGGCATAAATATCCTGTTTTCCATCCTTATCAGAATCTGCCCAGGCAATCGAGCCATAGCCAATAGCGGGATGTTGTTCTGGGTCTTCGGTAAGTGTGCCATTGACATTGGTATAAATTTTAGAGGTAGGGCAAACAGAGGCATCATATCCGGCAAGGCTTAAGTCTAAATCTCCATCTGAATCATAATCAGTCCAACCTATCTTCCCATACGAAATACCTATTAGTTGTTGTTTTGTATCGTGGGTTAATATTCCAGTATCATTTCGGTAAATAAGGGTTTGAGGGCCATCGGCATTACGGCCACAGATGGCTAAATCTAAATCATTATCTTTATCATAATCCCCCCAGGCAATAGATGTTTGATTTAAACCAACTAATTGTTGTCCTGAATCTGTAAATTTAGCCGCCCAGGACACAGAGGTGAAAAATAAAACGAAAAAACTAATACATAATCTTAATTCTCTTTTCATAATTTAATCCCTCCCCTAATTTTATTAATTAAAATAGTAACTATTCACCATTCACAATTCACAATTTCTTCCCTAAATTTCCTTAATAATGGTGAATGGTGAATTGTCAATTGTGAATTATCACTCTTCACGGTGTCAAGCAAACCTGGCCCAAGAGTTCGATGCACCGCTATAGCGCATCCAATGACTCTATTCGATAATTCATCAAATTTCACTTCGTGCTCTCCGTACCCTTCGTGGTGAATAGTTACTTAAAATCTAAACTTTTGCGTTTTTTGCTAACACTTTGTATTTCAATCTCTTGTGTAAATAAGGGGAAACGGGAAAGGGGGGAAAGGAAAAAGAAGTATTTTTCTCTAAGTATAAGAAATATAGTTAGTTATACATGAAATTCTTTTTCCCCTTTCCCCAATTTTCTCCATTTCCCCTTTCTTACACCTAAAAAAACGCAAAAGTTCAATTAAAATATAACATAATTTTCTTTTATTGTCAAGAGGCTGGTGAGAATTTTTTTAAAATATCTTATACTATTTTGGTAAAACCTACTAAAATTAATTGTAGTAACCGTTCACCGCACAGACACAGAGACGCAGAGAAGAAAATTAAAATTTATGATTAACCAATCTGGTTTGCCTGCTGAACATTCGGCAAGCAGGTTCTATTGTCGTGTTGAATAAGTTTTGCACGGCGTATCATCAGATTTCATAACCTGCAAACGGATAATTGGTAACTGGTAACTGGTTAAATAGTTTCGTCCTGAGATCAGCCGAACGGTATTTAATTACCAGTTACCAATCACCAGTTACCAGAATCAAATTCCGTGCGTTATTTGTTCAACACGACACTATGTATTTCAATGTCTGCATCAATAATCTTTTTATGTGCTCTAATTTATTTCTATGTCTTCTCTGTTCCTCTGCGTCTCTGCGGTAAATTACCACCTGAACGGTCTCCAGGTAGTTGAAAGACAAATAAAAATCCTTGACTTAAATAAAGATAGAGGGTATAATGGATAGAAGTGTTCATCTGTGAATTTTCCGCCATCAGAGAGCAAGTGAAGGGGGAAGAGTAATCAGTGGAGAGTAGTTTACTGTTCATTGACTAAATATGCCCTGGGGGGTTGTATCTCCCTCATCTCAATCTA encodes the following:
- a CDS encoding FG-GAP-like repeat-containing protein, producing the protein MKRELRLCISFFVLFFTSVSWAAKFTDSGQQLVGLNQTSIAWGDYDKDNDLDLAICGRNADGPQTLIYRNDTGILTHDTKQQLIGISYGKIGWTDYDSDGDLDLSLAGYDASVCPTSKIYTNVNGTLTEDPEQHPAIGYGSIAWADSDKDGKQDIYAHAGHDSNWKPYTKLFKKKEDGTTEEIVQNLISMYYGSVAWGDYTGDSRLDLLVTGWTPEGGIIKIYKDVNGTLVEDIDQKVEPAFHSFAVWADYDLDGDVDLFITGQGKEKPITKVYRNDNGILIEDTSQELPGVSFSALAPCDYDKDGDLDLILSGALADKTTITKLFLNDAAIPIPIHHIEILSQQEIFKGGSFTTDNTLDLLAKAYSQENNLIGDVVVHWQINPESGIFSKEKGVSSVLDLIKVGTATIIAYDNQGHTATAEIKIDAGECAFLKIEDEKGNEIGNLSLTADDELIVYAMGYDKDTNTCGLELVHWEIIGDIGSLSTTYGTSTIFYPGKGAVGEGMIKIWDDKGHTCLTGTITTLPGITNYVRIEDTSGKEIGDLETTTDKNHLLFAYGYDKWGNDKGPVEVVWSITGNIGTLSTTQGTMTIFEPLINEKGTITIIELSSGLTDSTGLITVLVGNEHHLVIVDKNNQAVESVILTADDKLEIFAKTFDAKNLEIGVKEVRWTLIGNIGNLSTTTGTGVILDFTTVGTGCVVAESSLSDMTEVITVLPGRLHHFVFNTIDDQIVEIPFEITVTAKDEDGNTVTGYNGTSNTFADTTETIDYDKTVKFIDGVLSNHPVTISNACGSVTILTYTEETEGESNRFAVLGGSICGNISDELGNRLANILIEAYLTFENGTSTLKGSTTTLPDGSYLIAGLPPGTYEVRVVPPKGYQTPEAQVVNVEVVSTKGRLLVMALSGINFVLAASIYPIEDVFVWPNPVHPPHKMTFSKLAGRSGVIKIFNIAGELVKKIPFNDNATWDVTNEDNRTVASGIYIYLIIDTNTGEKKTGKLGVIK